In Hydrogenoanaerobacterium saccharovorans, a single window of DNA contains:
- a CDS encoding methylaspartate mutase subunit E, with protein sequence MEIQNKRMSDDEFNAIRAQVLTQWPTGKEVDLQESIDFHKKLPKNKIFSLKLKEAKDKRITLVQPRAGVALIKEHIELLTYLQDKGGADLLPTTIDSYTRQNRYEEAENGISESIKSGKSMLNGFPAVNHGVNGCRQIIESLNVPVQMRHGTPDARLLAEIGFAGGFTSYEGGGISYNIPYAKSVLLEKTILDWQYCDRLAGVYEEAGISINREPFGPLTGTLVPPCISHAVAIIESLLAAEQGVKNITVGYGQCGNLVQDVAAIGTLEELTEEYLHKYGYNDVVVTTVLHQWMGGFPQDEAKAFGVISWGSSVAALSKATKVIVKTPHEAMGVPTMEANAQGLRCTKQVISMLGDQTLTAAGLEQEKRIISEETRCIVDKCFELGSGDIALGAVRAFQAGVIDVPFAPSRYNAGKMLPARDNNGAIRILNAGAVPLSKELLDFNKDMIEERAKFEKRKASFQMVIDDVYAISKGRLVGRP encoded by the coding sequence ATGGAAATACAGAATAAACGTATGAGCGACGACGAGTTCAATGCAATCCGTGCACAGGTGCTAACCCAGTGGCCGACGGGGAAAGAGGTTGATCTCCAAGAATCGATTGACTTTCATAAAAAGCTGCCCAAGAACAAGATTTTCTCATTAAAACTCAAAGAGGCAAAGGATAAGAGAATTACACTGGTTCAGCCACGGGCAGGTGTTGCTCTTATTAAAGAACATATCGAGCTGCTTACTTATTTACAGGATAAAGGCGGGGCTGATTTGCTGCCCACCACCATTGACAGCTACACTCGCCAAAACCGCTATGAAGAGGCTGAAAACGGCATATCCGAATCCATCAAGAGCGGTAAATCCATGCTCAACGGCTTCCCTGCCGTGAACCACGGTGTAAACGGCTGCCGTCAGATAATCGAAAGCTTAAATGTGCCGGTGCAAATGCGCCACGGCACCCCGGATGCGCGCCTTCTTGCAGAAATCGGCTTTGCAGGCGGATTTACCAGCTACGAGGGCGGTGGCATCTCTTACAATATCCCTTATGCAAAAAGTGTATTGCTAGAAAAAACAATTCTCGACTGGCAGTATTGCGACAGGCTTGCGGGTGTTTATGAAGAAGCGGGTATTTCCATCAACCGCGAACCGTTCGGCCCGCTTACCGGTACGTTGGTTCCACCCTGTATCTCGCACGCGGTTGCTATCATCGAAAGCCTGCTTGCCGCAGAGCAAGGTGTTAAAAACATCACGGTAGGCTATGGGCAGTGCGGCAACTTGGTACAGGATGTTGCGGCGATTGGCACACTGGAAGAGCTTACCGAAGAATACTTACATAAATACGGCTACAACGATGTAGTTGTCACCACCGTGTTGCACCAATGGATGGGAGGCTTCCCGCAGGACGAGGCAAAAGCATTCGGCGTTATTTCTTGGGGGAGCTCGGTTGCGGCACTTTCAAAAGCCACCAAGGTTATCGTAAAAACACCGCATGAGGCAATGGGCGTACCCACCATGGAGGCAAACGCGCAAGGCTTACGCTGCACCAAACAGGTGATTTCTATGCTGGGAGACCAAACACTCACTGCAGCAGGCCTCGAGCAGGAAAAACGCATCATCAGCGAAGAGACACGCTGTATTGTAGATAAATGCTTTGAACTGGGCAGCGGCGATATTGCGCTTGGCGCGGTTCGTGCGTTTCAGGCAGGCGTTATTGACGTGCCGTTTGCGCCCAGCCGCTACAATGCGGGTAAAATGCTGCCGGCGCGCGATAACAACGGTGCTATCCGTATTTTAAACGCAGGTGCTGTGCCTCTTTCTAAAGAATTGCTTGATTTTAATAAAGACATGATAGAAGAGCGCGCTAAATTTGAAAAGCGCAAGGCGTCTTTCCAGATGGTGATTGACGATGTCTATGCCATATCCAAAGGCAGGCTTGTAGGCAGACCTTAA
- a CDS encoding methylaspartate ammonia-lyase, with protein MKIIDVICSKARTGFFFDDQRAIKRGAVSDGSAYFGETATEGFSAVRQAGEAISVMLLLEDGQIAYGDCAAVQYSGAGGRDPLFLAQDFIPVIEQYIKPELVGIEADNFRSLAEKIESIQVDGKRLHTAIRYGVTQALLDAVAKASKRMMCEVIADEYGTAVSDREIPVFTQSGDNRFDNSDKMIMKGAQVLPHALINNVKTKLGENGEILADYVRWLRDRILKLRLTQHYNPVLHIDVYGTIGAAFGNENYTAMADYLASLAEIAKPFHLRIEGPMDVEDREKQMLALKELTRIIDERGIDVELVADEWCNTFEDIKYFADNKAGHMVQIKTPDLGGVNNTVEAVLYCKQKGIGAYQGGTCNETDRSAQVCVHIAMATQPDQMLAKPGMGVDEGYMIVYNEMQRILAMQKAKSKH; from the coding sequence ATGAAAATTATAGATGTAATCTGCTCCAAGGCGCGTACCGGCTTCTTTTTTGATGACCAGCGTGCAATCAAACGGGGCGCTGTTTCGGATGGCTCGGCATATTTCGGAGAAACAGCTACAGAAGGCTTTTCGGCAGTTCGTCAGGCAGGCGAGGCAATCTCTGTTATGTTGCTGCTCGAAGACGGTCAAATCGCCTATGGCGACTGTGCGGCGGTGCAGTACAGCGGAGCGGGAGGGCGTGACCCGTTGTTTCTTGCGCAAGACTTCATCCCTGTTATTGAGCAGTATATCAAGCCTGAACTGGTTGGTATTGAGGCAGACAACTTTCGCTCGCTTGCCGAAAAAATCGAATCAATTCAAGTGGATGGAAAACGTTTGCACACGGCAATTCGCTACGGAGTGACGCAGGCATTGCTCGATGCGGTGGCAAAGGCAAGCAAACGCATGATGTGCGAAGTAATCGCAGACGAATACGGCACCGCAGTCAGTGACAGAGAAATCCCTGTTTTTACTCAGTCAGGTGATAATCGCTTTGATAATTCCGATAAAATGATTATGAAAGGTGCACAAGTTTTGCCGCATGCACTGATCAACAATGTAAAAACAAAACTGGGCGAAAACGGCGAAATACTGGCAGATTATGTTCGTTGGCTGCGCGATCGCATCTTGAAACTACGCCTTACACAGCACTACAACCCTGTCTTGCACATTGATGTGTACGGCACCATTGGTGCGGCATTCGGCAACGAGAACTATACCGCTATGGCTGATTACCTTGCAAGCCTTGCCGAGATAGCAAAACCGTTCCATCTGCGCATCGAAGGGCCGATGGACGTGGAAGACAGAGAAAAGCAGATGCTTGCTCTTAAAGAACTTACCCGAATCATAGACGAGCGTGGAATTGACGTGGAACTGGTGGCCGACGAATGGTGCAATACGTTTGAGGATATCAAGTATTTTGCAGACAACAAAGCAGGGCATATGGTGCAAATCAAAACCCCCGACCTTGGCGGGGTGAACAATACAGTAGAGGCGGTGCTTTACTGCAAACAAAAGGGTATCGGTGCCTATCAGGGCGGTACCTGTAACGAAACCGACCGCAGTGCGCAGGTTTGTGTACACATTGCTATGGCTACACAGCCCGACCAAATGCTTGCAAAACCCGGTATGGGTGTGGACGAAGGCTATATGATTGTGTACAACGAGATGCAGCGTATTTTGGCTATGCAAAAAGCAAAATCGAAACATTAA
- a CDS encoding acyclic terpene utilization AtuA family protein: MKEEFRILSATAILGYGFPKESFEEGMKRRPHLIAVDAGSSDPGPYYLGAGVSFTDRDAVKRDLEIMISAGIKQNIPVVIGTAGGSGGEPHLSWCREIIEEIAKENDLHFKLAVIHSEFSKDEVKAALAAGKVHPLDPAPQLTTEEIDKTTRIAAQMGMEPFIKALDGGAQVVLAGRAYDPSVFAAPAVRAGCDKGLAIHLGKILECASICATPGSGSDCMFGYIGDDYFRVEPLSPVRKCTTLSVAAHTLYEKTNPYILPGPGGHLDLTHTQFVQETENTVKVSGSKFVPSDKYTVKLEGAKCIGYRTVSVAGTRDPIMVSKIDDIIAGVRERVADNFRDKNWNYYLHFNIYGRDGVMAALEPLKNAPAPHELGIVIEAVADTQQQANTICASARSTMLHYGYEGRRATAGNLAFPYSPSDFHAGEVYVFSVYHIIEVDDPAQPFPIDYVEL, encoded by the coding sequence ATGAAAGAGGAATTCAGAATACTATCCGCAACAGCCATATTAGGCTATGGATTTCCCAAAGAGAGCTTTGAAGAAGGGATGAAGCGCCGCCCTCACCTCATTGCTGTAGACGCGGGTTCCAGCGACCCGGGGCCTTATTATCTCGGTGCGGGTGTTTCGTTTACCGACCGTGATGCCGTCAAGCGCGACCTCGAGATTATGATTTCTGCAGGTATCAAACAAAATATCCCCGTTGTTATCGGTACGGCCGGCGGCAGTGGGGGCGAGCCTCATCTCTCTTGGTGCCGCGAGATTATTGAAGAAATTGCAAAAGAGAATGATTTGCACTTTAAGCTTGCGGTGATTCATTCAGAATTTAGCAAAGATGAAGTCAAAGCGGCGCTTGCGGCGGGTAAGGTGCATCCGCTGGACCCTGCACCGCAGCTCACAACAGAAGAAATTGACAAAACTACCCGCATTGCGGCACAAATGGGTATGGAGCCGTTTATCAAAGCACTCGACGGCGGGGCACAGGTGGTACTGGCAGGGCGCGCATACGATCCATCGGTTTTTGCGGCACCGGCTGTACGGGCGGGCTGCGACAAAGGGCTTGCTATCCACCTCGGTAAAATTTTGGAATGTGCATCCATTTGCGCAACACCGGGTAGCGGCTCAGACTGTATGTTTGGTTACATCGGCGACGATTATTTTCGCGTAGAGCCATTGAGCCCGGTGCGTAAGTGCACGACACTTTCGGTTGCAGCGCACACCTTATACGAAAAAACCAATCCGTACATTTTGCCCGGCCCCGGCGGACATCTCGATCTAACACACACTCAATTTGTGCAAGAAACCGAAAACACCGTAAAGGTCAGCGGCAGCAAGTTTGTCCCTTCAGATAAATATACCGTTAAGCTGGAGGGGGCAAAGTGCATCGGCTACCGTACGGTTTCGGTTGCGGGCACGCGCGACCCGATTATGGTCAGCAAAATAGATGACATTATTGCAGGTGTGCGCGAGCGTGTAGCGGATAATTTCCGCGATAAAAATTGGAACTATTATCTGCACTTTAACATTTACGGCAGAGATGGAGTAATGGCAGCGCTTGAACCGCTGAAAAACGCCCCTGCACCGCATGAGCTCGGCATCGTTATTGAAGCGGTTGCCGACACGCAGCAGCAGGCAAACACCATTTGTGCATCTGCCCGCTCTACCATGCTGCATTACGGCTACGAGGGCAGGCGCGCCACCGCGGGCAATCTTGCGTTCCCCTATTCGCCAAGCGATTTTCATGCAGGTGAGGTTTATGTGTTCAGCGTCTACCATATCATCGAGGTAGATGACCCTGCGCAGCCTTTCCCGATTGATTATGTAGAGCTCTAA
- a CDS encoding DUF4387 domain-containing protein, producing MKTKLTDITDIIRSKNSGPYELTLDIMFKDFESFHRACAEKIINEKVVCDLYRITPDKIINIIEFTPAKAIKITIKRPICSGDLGETDVYGAQQHAPLLGLEFDW from the coding sequence ATGAAAACAAAGCTTACGGATATTACCGACATCATCCGCAGCAAAAATTCCGGCCCCTATGAGCTGACTCTTGACATTATGTTTAAAGATTTTGAGAGCTTTCACAGGGCTTGTGCAGAAAAAATTATCAACGAAAAAGTGGTGTGTGATCTTTACCGTATTACACCCGATAAAATTATCAATATCATTGAATTTACCCCTGCAAAAGCAATTAAAATCACCATTAAGCGCCCCATCTGTTCGGGCGATTTGGGTGAGACTGATGTTTACGGCGCACAGCAGCATGCCCCGCTTTTGGGGTTGGAATTTGATTGGTAA
- a CDS encoding alanine-tRNA synthetase second additional domain-containing protein, giving the protein MSYSLRMQKNHLYSVFFAPRGNVRMADLGMQIAQQYLSPFDRLIGIIGEAGSGKSMLVKGMFPGLELSNDDEGVNVRPLPILHLDEGGFYSAHTYHVDIRFESAFTQMHVLADAIVEANAKGKRVVVEHFELVYPFIKRNAHLLIGVGEEIIITRPNLFGPVPQDLAEIVFKSIHYRKMAHTAEDLCEYFILKKFKGKYVHDDVKHGFVLGFNDKPDIDLESLQQQVCDAIAQDISISYLDEEHILIGEDRHHCTGPRMHVRSTGEIGQFTLLKEFPYDAANDRYLMVGLVGDEWDKLGGDLNKIVF; this is encoded by the coding sequence ATGTCCTACTCGCTTCGAATGCAAAAGAACCATTTATACAGCGTGTTTTTCGCACCGCGCGGTAATGTTCGCATGGCAGACCTTGGCATGCAGATTGCACAGCAGTACCTCAGCCCGTTCGACCGTCTTATTGGCATCATCGGCGAAGCGGGCTCGGGTAAAAGTATGCTTGTAAAAGGCATGTTCCCCGGCCTTGAGCTTTCAAACGACGATGAGGGGGTAAATGTACGCCCACTGCCCATACTACATTTGGATGAAGGCGGTTTTTACAGTGCGCACACCTACCATGTAGACATCCGCTTTGAATCGGCTTTTACGCAAATGCATGTGCTAGCAGATGCCATCGTTGAAGCAAATGCCAAGGGCAAGCGAGTGGTTGTAGAGCACTTCGAACTGGTTTACCCGTTTATTAAGCGCAACGCACATCTCCTTATCGGTGTGGGCGAAGAAATTATCATCACCCGCCCCAACCTGTTTGGTCCGGTACCGCAGGACCTTGCCGAAATTGTTTTTAAATCCATCCATTACCGCAAAATGGCACATACTGCCGAAGACCTTTGCGAATACTTTATCCTCAAAAAATTTAAAGGCAAGTATGTGCACGATGATGTAAAGCATGGTTTTGTACTGGGTTTTAACGATAAGCCCGACATTGATTTGGAAAGCTTGCAGCAGCAGGTATGCGATGCCATTGCGCAGGACATATCAATTTCTTATTTGGACGAAGAACATATTCTGATTGGAGAAGACCGCCACCACTGCACAGGGCCGCGCATGCATGTGCGCAGCACGGGCGAAATTGGGCAGTTTACATTGCTCAAAGAGTTCCCCTACGATGCAGCCAATGACCGTTACCTTATGGTGGGGCTTGTGGGTGATGAGTGGGATAAATTAGGTGGAGACCTAAATAAAATTGTATTTTAA
- a CDS encoding sensor histidine kinase — MFKQLQLRLTFVCTAITGVILIAMACGSLAIAEQHLAQRGQISFKSDVNAILYHIGSQNVLDHAWLAQTETSSRLMIDVRDNGKPLLYNGTWDVENRQTMAQKARETALQQYGLNVSVAPDTRVQTQTAIFTLTDITGNEYYSASAVVPVAKGWVGLTVVKSKHDEQVQVENLRWMFGGLVFLAVVLLTVFAWFFTAWAVKPVEESRRKQIEFVSAASHELRSPLAVIQTSISAMQQATPERAQHFASAITEECVRMSRLIGDMLTLASADNSTWSLHKEQVDLETLLLTASEHFEQIAAKKAIALSVVLPDDPLPKCRCDRQRMGQVLAVLMDNAVSYTPKGGHIELSAELYHRGIQLKVADNGVGIPDEHKAHIFDRFYRADASRSKKEHYGLGLCVAKEIVNLHHGMLIIADTPGGGATFILTLPCET, encoded by the coding sequence ATGTTTAAACAATTACAGCTGCGCCTTACCTTTGTTTGTACTGCAATCACAGGGGTAATTTTGATTGCAATGGCATGCGGCTCTCTTGCAATTGCAGAGCAGCACCTGGCACAGCGCGGACAAATTTCGTTTAAAAGTGATGTGAATGCCATACTGTATCACATCGGCAGCCAAAACGTGCTGGATCATGCATGGCTTGCACAAACCGAAACAAGCAGCCGCTTGATGATTGATGTAAGAGACAACGGCAAACCTTTGCTTTACAACGGAACTTGGGACGTTGAAAACAGGCAAACTATGGCACAAAAGGCGCGCGAAACCGCGTTGCAGCAGTATGGGCTAAACGTTTCTGTTGCTCCGGATACTCGGGTGCAAACACAAACAGCCATTTTCACACTAACCGACATTACCGGTAACGAGTATTATTCAGCCTCCGCAGTAGTGCCTGTAGCCAAAGGCTGGGTGGGGCTTACTGTTGTTAAATCAAAGCACGACGAACAGGTTCAGGTTGAAAACCTGCGTTGGATGTTTGGGGGATTGGTTTTTCTTGCTGTTGTGCTTCTCACTGTTTTTGCTTGGTTTTTTACTGCATGGGCAGTAAAACCTGTAGAAGAAAGCCGCCGCAAGCAAATAGAATTTGTATCTGCGGCATCGCATGAGCTGCGTTCTCCGTTGGCAGTGATACAAACAAGCATCTCTGCCATGCAGCAGGCAACCCCCGAACGCGCACAGCATTTTGCCAGTGCCATTACCGAAGAATGCGTTCGCATGTCCCGCCTCATTGGGGATATGCTTACGCTTGCAAGTGCTGATAATAGCACTTGGTCTTTGCACAAAGAACAAGTGGATTTAGAAACTCTCCTGCTTACCGCATCGGAGCATTTTGAGCAGATTGCTGCTAAAAAAGCAATTGCTCTGTCTGTAGTACTGCCCGATGACCCCTTGCCCAAATGCCGCTGTGACCGTCAGCGCATGGGGCAGGTGCTCGCTGTACTAATGGATAATGCGGTAAGCTATACACCCAAAGGAGGCCACATCGAACTTTCTGCTGAACTTTACCACAGGGGAATACAACTGAAAGTTGCCGACAACGGTGTTGGCATACCAGATGAACACAAGGCGCATATATTTGACCGTTTTTACCGCGCAGATGCATCCCGCAGCAAAAAAGAGCATTATGGGCTTGGATTGTGTGTTGCGAAAGAAATTGTAAATTTACATCATGGCATGCTGATCATTGCAGATACCCCCGGCGGCGGGGCTACGTTTATTCTCACACTGCCATGCGAAACATAG
- a CDS encoding response regulator transcription factor, whose protein sequence is MRILMIEDDDKLCDAVCFQLERKGFTVDVCHDGDDGLRWIRERVHDLILLDRMLPVMDGITVLKKARAEGISTPVLLITALGDVFQRVEGLDAGADDYLVKPFAMEELLARIRAMSRRPHQWEGAKPLEFGDISYEGTEKCLHGVKGDCSLSKREGDLLEMLLKNPNQTLPRTVLLSRVWGPDAGVEEGNLDNYIHFLRRRLKAAGSTLQIKTVRGVGYRLEDADV, encoded by the coding sequence ATGCGTATTTTGATGATAGAAGACGACGATAAGCTGTGCGACGCGGTTTGCTTTCAGTTGGAGCGTAAAGGATTTACGGTGGATGTATGCCACGATGGCGACGATGGGCTGCGCTGGATTCGCGAACGCGTGCATGATTTGATTTTACTCGACCGAATGCTGCCCGTAATGGATGGAATCACCGTTTTAAAAAAAGCACGTGCAGAGGGTATATCTACGCCTGTACTTCTGATAACAGCGTTGGGTGATGTTTTTCAGCGCGTGGAGGGATTGGATGCCGGTGCAGACGATTACTTAGTAAAACCATTTGCTATGGAAGAACTGTTGGCTCGCATTCGTGCTATGAGCCGCCGCCCCCACCAGTGGGAAGGTGCAAAACCGCTGGAATTTGGGGATATCTCCTACGAAGGCACTGAAAAATGCCTGCATGGCGTAAAGGGCGATTGCTCACTCAGCAAACGTGAGGGAGATTTGCTGGAAATGCTTCTAAAAAACCCCAACCAAACCTTACCTCGTACCGTTTTGCTCTCACGCGTTTGGGGGCCGGATGCGGGAGTAGAGGAAGGCAACCTTGATAACTACATCCATTTTTTACGGCGCAGGCTGAAAGCGGCAGGCAGTACGCTGCAAATTAAAACAGTACGCGGTGTGGGGTACCGCCTGGAGGATGCCGATGTTTAA
- a CDS encoding ABC transporter substrate-binding protein — protein sequence MIKTYKRIAAGLLALVVLLTTSSCKSKLSPKQDGVPSGDAAMGRYIEEEYELPENIGYVQMFKQRDDGVIELLCNSNPDTALGPWSIFTSADGGKTWTKKDTPWISELDNAVIQGADYAKDGSLHIAYLEYPAEVIEMVKKGEQPQEEPQSKQFFMVVDAAGKASASEKQLPKDESMASISNIKVADNGDYVFYNYFSLNQVDPNTMKIKNTFTPNSVRQLENYLVFGNTLVQPDGDSVVLFDLETGKNLATIPISADNADADSLGDAERLITVSDDNKALYLCDNTGIYRRLLDGNVFEKVVDGELTSLNMPSLTRRNMIVQKSGDILVLSQGDEGYVLLNYSYSKDVPTVPTTELKVYSLQNNKTIRQAMGLYQRANPDVHVSYTVGLTGSDAVTASDALRSLSTELLAGKGPDFLVLDGMPIESYIQKGVLLDLGNLVNEPIAKGEYLPNVAKTFQLDDGKLPAIPARFGVPVMQGDDSAFASIHNLDTLTDYLVNAKIDANKQRVLASTYPETLIRQFYPGCAPAWFAQDGTIRADALSDFIKQMKKISDTEVQNEYSNEKQFEIRYDAMDWKYNAIQLNIGTLQSHNDIAAPEAAIRDKGQGKLAPLPGQTDNVYVPQTVLGINANSAQQQKAIQFLNLVLSEQIQDNNFFDGFPVNSASFEKGAKNPYPPNDDGMVYTSSFKDENGNIQEMMELQVIWPSDAYMKDMLNTIRNLNTPCTVDAVLQQILVDETKDYFTGAKSLESTVTAVTEKMKLYLAE from the coding sequence ATGATAAAAACTTATAAAAGGATTGCCGCAGGTTTACTGGCATTGGTTGTGCTGCTGACAACGTCAAGCTGTAAAAGTAAACTGTCACCAAAGCAAGACGGTGTGCCCTCGGGCGATGCTGCCATGGGGCGGTACATCGAAGAGGAGTATGAATTGCCCGAGAATATCGGTTATGTACAGATGTTTAAGCAAAGGGATGACGGCGTCATTGAGCTGTTATGCAACTCCAACCCCGATACAGCCCTGGGCCCGTGGAGCATTTTTACTTCTGCCGATGGCGGAAAAACCTGGACAAAAAAAGATACCCCATGGATTTCTGAACTGGACAATGCCGTTATTCAAGGTGCCGATTACGCAAAAGACGGCAGCCTGCATATTGCGTATTTAGAATACCCTGCAGAAGTTATAGAGATGGTGAAAAAAGGGGAACAACCGCAGGAAGAGCCGCAGAGCAAACAATTTTTTATGGTGGTTGATGCAGCAGGCAAAGCAAGCGCTTCTGAAAAACAACTGCCCAAAGATGAAAGCATGGCAAGTATCAGTAATATAAAGGTTGCCGATAATGGCGATTATGTATTCTACAATTACTTTAGCTTAAATCAAGTCGATCCGAATACGATGAAAATAAAAAACACCTTTACTCCCAATAGCGTTCGGCAGTTGGAAAACTATTTGGTGTTTGGCAACACCCTTGTACAACCCGATGGGGACTCGGTTGTTTTATTCGACCTTGAAACGGGAAAAAACCTTGCAACCATACCAATTTCAGCTGATAATGCGGATGCAGATTCGCTCGGCGATGCAGAGCGGCTAATAACAGTAAGTGATGATAATAAGGCGTTGTATCTGTGCGATAATACCGGTATTTACCGCCGTTTACTGGATGGTAACGTGTTTGAAAAAGTGGTAGATGGTGAGCTTACTTCTTTAAATATGCCCTCTCTTACCCGCAGAAATATGATTGTACAAAAAAGCGGTGACATTTTGGTGCTTTCCCAAGGGGATGAGGGGTATGTTCTGCTAAATTACAGCTACTCAAAAGATGTACCCACTGTCCCTACCACAGAACTCAAAGTATATTCACTCCAAAACAACAAAACCATACGTCAGGCAATGGGGCTTTATCAAAGGGCAAACCCCGATGTGCATGTTTCTTACACCGTAGGGCTCACCGGCAGCGATGCGGTTACGGCATCCGATGCACTGCGTTCGCTCTCTACCGAGCTGCTTGCGGGCAAAGGCCCCGATTTTCTGGTGCTGGACGGAATGCCGATAGAGTCTTATATTCAAAAAGGTGTATTGCTCGATCTCGGTAATCTCGTAAACGAGCCCATTGCAAAAGGCGAGTATCTGCCGAATGTGGCAAAAACCTTTCAACTTGATGATGGCAAATTGCCTGCAATACCTGCGCGCTTTGGCGTTCCCGTTATGCAAGGGGATGATAGTGCATTTGCATCTATCCACAATTTAGATACGCTTACAGACTATCTTGTGAATGCGAAAATCGATGCCAACAAACAACGTGTGCTTGCCAGTACCTACCCCGAAACATTAATTCGTCAGTTTTACCCCGGTTGTGCACCGGCATGGTTTGCGCAAGACGGTACAATTCGGGCAGATGCATTATCCGATTTTATAAAACAGATGAAAAAGATAAGTGATACGGAAGTTCAAAATGAGTACAGTAATGAAAAACAGTTTGAGATAAGATATGACGCTATGGATTGGAAATATAATGCAATACAATTAAACATTGGCACCTTGCAAAGCCACAATGATATTGCCGCACCCGAAGCCGCTATCCGTGATAAGGGGCAAGGTAAACTTGCTCCGCTGCCCGGGCAAACAGACAATGTCTATGTACCCCAAACGGTTTTAGGTATCAATGCAAACAGTGCACAACAGCAAAAAGCAATTCAATTTTTAAATCTCGTTTTATCCGAGCAAATTCAAGATAATAATTTTTTCGATGGTTTTCCTGTCAATAGTGCATCGTTCGAAAAGGGTGCGAAAAACCCCTACCCGCCAAATGATGACGGTATGGTGTATACATCATCTTTTAAGGACGAAAATGGAAATATTCAAGAAATGATGGAGCTGCAAGTTATTTGGCCAAGTGACGCTTATATGAAAGATATGCTCAATACCATCCGCAATTTAAACACCCCTTGCACGGTAGATGCGGTTTTACAGCAAATCTTAGTCGATGAAACAAAAGATTATTTCACAGGGGCAAAGTCGCTCGAAAGCACCGTTACCGCCGTTACTGAAAAGATGAAGCTTTACCTTGCGGAGTAA